The DNA segment GACCTGTATCGAAGCAGGTACCAACCGTAACTTCTACATTGGCTGGAATATGCTTTCTGATGAAGGCCGCCAGGTTGGTACCGGCGTCTACATCACCAAGGTTCAGACTTATGTGAAGATTGGCCGCAAGAAGGATGGAAAGAAGGATCTTACTACTACCATTGGTGTGAAGAAGTCCGACAATTCCAAGATTTACTCTCCCAAGGGTGAAATCTTCCCTGAACAGTTCTAGCATCTAGTTGCTAAATAAGACCTTCCGGTTAGTAGCCGGAAGGTCTTTTTTTATTATATTTGAGGCATGAAAAAGATTGTTGCATTTTTGACTGTTGCCGCAGGTTGCGCCATGGGCTGGGCTGCTGACCAGCCTACTGATCTTGATTCCCTGTTCCGTGGCAAGGAATACAAGCCTGCTCTGAGCGCATCCTTGAGGGATACTACTTCCAATCAGGCTGTTCCCAGCAAGTCTTCTAATGCCAAGTCCAGCAAGTCTGATGGCTACTATGTCCTTCAGTTTGAAGCTGTTGCTGATTTTGATGCCGCTCAGCGTCGCCGTGCACAGATTTCTGCAAGCACTGGTTATGCAATCCAGGTTGTATTTGATACTCCCTTCTACAAGCTTCGTGGCGGTGGATGGACGACGAAGAAGGCTGCTGAAGACAAGGCTCGTGAATTATCTGCCTATAACATCAACGCCTTCGTTGTCAAGTTGAAGTAAGCCTCAAGTAGAATCGCCGATTTTGCAAAAGAAAACCCCACTCGTTTGAGTGGGGCTTTTTGTTTTTAAGATCACGGACTGCCGTTTATTCTAGCAAACCCAGAGCCTGCTTGAGGTTGTGCTCGTTCAAGGACTGGGGCATCAAGGCTCGTTCTTCCGGAGATACGTAGACCAGCTTTCGTTCCAAGTCCGGACGGGAAGAACGATCGCGGGGCTGTACTTCCATAGGAGTAAGGGAGTAGTAGAACGGACCGGTCTTCACAAAGCGCTTCTTTTGGAGGCCCTGATTGATTGCGTCAGTCAAAGCCTTTTCAAGCATGGGACCTGCTCGGTCTACATGGTGAAGTTCTAGCACGCGGTGCTTAAGGATGTCTTCATGAATCGGGGCTTCGTGGTCCACGTAGAACTTGAGCTGCGTAATGAGGGCGGCTGCGGGAAGTTCTGCGATAGGCTTGTCATGAGGTGTGCCTTCGATTTTCGGATGCTGTACTGCATAGGGCACCACGGCAGTGCCTTCTCCCGCCATCTTTTCTGCAACATCGTCGTCATCTTCTGCTTCGGTTTCTGCAGAAGGCGGCGGAGCGACGCTTTGTTCGATAGCGATTGTTGCAATCATGTGTCCGACTTCGTCGGCGTTCATCATGTACCAGAAGGGCAACCACAGATGGAGAACCTTCCATCCCAGTCTTTTCAGGAGGATCGGACGGATGCAGGTCTTGTCTTCAACAGAGTCGCAGAAACGTTCAACGGTACAGTCGTCTTCAATGAGGGCGAGGAATCGGTTTGCATTGTTGGCGTCAACAACCACAGGTCCAATGGAAATTCCTCCGCGGTTGAAGGATTCTTCAATCTGGATGTTTTCCTTTTCCAATGCGCTGAGAACCTGCGACTTGATGGCAGATTCTGCGGGATGACCTTCGCTCTTGACAGTGAAGTTCTTTTCTTGCAGGTAAGAAATCCATTCCCAGAACAGGGATGTCCTGGAGGTTCCCTTCTTGGACATGTCTGATTCGGAAATGAAAACCCTGGTTTCAACCTTTGCCAACGTCGTGCAAACGGAAATCTTTCTGTCGTTAGCCAAACCGCTTGTATTTTCAGATTCGGCACAGACGAAAATTACATCACGGAAACGGTCAATGGCTCGTTCCGGAGTTTTAATAAAGTAACGGATGTCCTGGTTTTGCTGGTCAAAGAATCTTGCTGCGCCGGAACCGGAAGCGAGCATGGCTCTAATGGCAGCTTCGATTTCGTGACAGGTGGACTGATGGAAAGCGATGATGCCGAGGGTCTGGCTAGGATTCTTTTCGGCATGACGAATTGCTGCCTGGGCAATTGTCATTACCTTGTCCATAACAGTCTTGAAGCGGATTCCCTTGAACTCAGAACGGTTCGGTGCAGGGAATTGCTTGATGCTGTTATTGTAAATTCTGTCGTTTGCAAATCCAATCAAGGACGCATCGGCGTATTGGCTGGAAAGCCACAGTTCTCTTGTGGGGACACCCTGACGGAGGATGGATGACAAAATGCTTTCTACGAAGAACGGCGTGTGCTTGAGCGGGTTCTCCTGATAAGCGTCGTATGGCAGCATCTCGTGGTTCGGGTTGTGCGGGTCGCCGATGAAGACAACCTTTTTCGAACTAAGGATGCTGGGGAGGGCTTCTACGACGGTGATGCAATCAGCGTCGAGAAGGATTGTCAAATCAAACTTACTGTCA comes from the Fibrobacter sp. genome and includes:
- a CDS encoding SPOR domain-containing protein, with translation MKKIVAFLTVAAGCAMGWAADQPTDLDSLFRGKEYKPALSASLRDTTSNQAVPSKSSNAKSSKSDGYYVLQFEAVADFDAAQRRRAQISASTGYAIQVVFDTPFYKLRGGGWTTKKAAEDKARELSAYNINAFVVKLK